One window of Sinorhizobium fredii NGR234 genomic DNA carries:
- a CDS encoding TIGR00282 family metallophosphoesterase, producing the protein MRLLFLGDMVGKTGRTAVWERLPGLVSDLKLDFVVVNGENAAGGFGITEDIFLETIAAGADVVTTGNHVWDQKEAVVFCERHDQFLRPANYPAGTPGRGSNLFFARNGARVLVANVMGRVFMHPELDDPFKCAEAILEACPLGEQADAVVFDFHAEATSEKQCFGHFVDGRASLVVGTHTHVPTADHQILNGGTGYISDAGMCGDYDSSLGMDKEEPLNRFISKMPKGRFEAASGPATICGVGVEVSDRTGLAEKIAPLRLGPRLGETIPDFWS; encoded by the coding sequence ATGCGACTTCTGTTTCTGGGAGATATGGTTGGCAAGACTGGCCGCACGGCGGTCTGGGAGCGCCTCCCGGGACTGGTGAGCGATCTGAAGCTCGACTTCGTCGTCGTCAACGGCGAGAACGCTGCGGGCGGCTTCGGCATCACCGAGGACATCTTCCTGGAGACGATCGCCGCCGGCGCCGACGTGGTGACGACCGGCAATCATGTCTGGGACCAGAAAGAGGCCGTCGTCTTCTGCGAGCGGCACGACCAGTTCCTGCGACCGGCCAACTATCCGGCCGGCACGCCGGGGCGCGGCTCCAACCTGTTCTTCGCCCGCAACGGCGCTCGTGTGCTGGTCGCCAACGTCATGGGCCGGGTGTTCATGCATCCGGAGCTCGATGACCCGTTCAAATGCGCCGAGGCGATCCTCGAGGCCTGCCCGCTTGGAGAACAGGCCGATGCGGTCGTCTTCGACTTCCACGCCGAGGCGACGAGCGAGAAGCAGTGCTTCGGCCATTTCGTCGACGGACGCGCCAGCCTCGTGGTCGGCACGCATACCCATGTGCCGACCGCCGATCATCAGATCCTGAACGGCGGCACCGGCTATATCAGCGACGCCGGCATGTGCGGCGACTACGATTCCTCGCTCGGAATGGACAAGGAAGAGCCGCTCAACCGTTTCATCTCGAAGATGCCCAAGGGCCGGTTCGAGGCGGCCTCCGGTCCTGCCACGATCTGCGGCGTCGGCGTCGAGGTCTCCGACCGCACGGGTCTGGCCGAGAAGATCGCGCCGCTCCGGCTCGGCCCCCGGCTCGGCGAAACGATCCCGGACTTCTGGTCCTAG
- a CDS encoding efflux RND transporter periplasmic adaptor subunit has protein sequence MLRKWRLPAIAGISISLLMSAPAGAQDAQLPAVTVAKPVVRDVIDADEFIGRFQAVDEVSVRSRVGGYLDQVFFTDGALVNKGDKLFVIDQRPFRLALSQAEASLASAQSTLGFAEAQFKRTESLTGTGTLSISKLDDDRRALLAAQANIRGAEAAVDRARLDLEYTTITAPLSGRVDRRWISPGNLVQADETVLTTIVSLDPIDFYFDVDERRLLSYARTARERGSALQEGAGALSVLVTIADATEPPFEGKLDFSENRVDTQTGTMRLRARFSNPNFTLQPGLFGRVEVEGSNTYQAILIPDEAIAADQNERVVYVVGEDGSVATKPVRLGPRLHGYRVIRSGLTGEETIIVNGIMRARPGVKVKPELVVLPQDAPQSAENGQ, from the coding sequence ATGTTGCGAAAGTGGCGTCTGCCGGCGATCGCCGGCATTTCCATCTCCCTTCTCATGTCGGCACCGGCAGGGGCGCAGGACGCGCAACTGCCGGCGGTGACCGTCGCCAAGCCGGTGGTGCGGGACGTCATCGATGCCGATGAGTTCATCGGCCGGTTCCAGGCGGTGGACGAGGTTTCCGTCCGTTCGCGTGTCGGCGGCTATCTGGACCAGGTGTTCTTTACCGACGGCGCCTTGGTGAACAAGGGCGACAAGCTCTTCGTCATCGACCAGCGGCCCTTCCGCCTGGCCCTTTCACAGGCGGAGGCGTCGCTTGCCTCGGCACAGTCGACGCTCGGCTTCGCCGAAGCGCAGTTCAAGCGAACCGAGTCCCTGACCGGCACCGGCACGCTTTCGATTTCCAAGCTCGACGACGACCGCCGCGCCCTGCTCGCCGCGCAAGCGAATATTCGCGGCGCCGAGGCGGCCGTCGATCGGGCTCGGCTCGATCTGGAATACACCACGATCACCGCGCCGCTCAGCGGCCGCGTCGACCGGCGCTGGATATCGCCGGGAAACCTTGTTCAGGCGGACGAGACGGTGTTGACGACGATTGTCTCGCTCGATCCGATCGATTTCTATTTCGACGTGGACGAGCGGCGCCTGCTTTCCTATGCGCGCACCGCCCGCGAACGCGGCAGCGCCCTGCAGGAGGGCGCCGGCGCGCTCTCGGTGCTGGTGACGATCGCCGACGCCACGGAACCGCCCTTCGAGGGAAAGCTCGACTTTTCCGAGAACAGGGTCGACACCCAGACGGGTACGATGCGCCTGCGCGCCCGCTTCTCCAACCCGAACTTCACTCTGCAGCCGGGCCTTTTCGGGCGCGTCGAGGTCGAGGGGTCGAACACCTACCAGGCGATCCTCATCCCCGATGAGGCAATCGCCGCCGACCAGAACGAACGCGTCGTCTATGTGGTGGGCGAGGACGGAAGCGTCGCGACCAAGCCCGTGCGCCTCGGGCCGCGGCTGCATGGCTACCGGGTCATCCGCAGCGGCCTGACCGGAGAGGAGACGATCATCGTCAACGGCATCATGCGCGCGCGGCCCGGCGTCAAGGTGAAGCCGGAACTCGTCGTGCTGCCGCAGGACGCGCCGCAATCGGCGGAGAATGGCCAATGA
- a CDS encoding efflux RND transporter permease subunit, with amino-acid sequence MRFAHFFVDRPIFASVLSIVLLIVGGIAYFQLPVAQYPEIAPPTIVVRASYPGADAETVANTVATPLEQEINGVENMLYMSSYSTADGSMSLTITFKLGTDLDQAQVLVQNRVSIAEPRLPEDVRRIGVTTTKSSPDLMMVVHLLSPNDRYDQLYVSNYARTRIRDLLVRLDGVGDVILFGEREYALRVWLDPQKLSAYGMTSGDVVEALRQQNVQVSGGSIGGPPMSGDTAFQYTVTTDGRFSDARQFRYVIVKATQDGRLVQLQDVARVELGAREYVTNSYLNGSPAVALGIFSRPGTNALAAADAIQATMTDLAKDFPEGLEHRIIYNPTEFISESIDEVYMTIGEAVILVALVVIVFLQSWRTAIIPIVAIPVSLIGTFALLFAFGFSLNMLTLFGLVLAIGIVVDDAIVVVENVERNLARGMTPREAAHVTMDEVGAAVIAISLVLTAVFVPTAFIPGISGQFYLQFAVTIAVATVISAINSLTLSPALAAILLRPHDDHEHESRNPVTRFGRALANGFNNGFDRMADGYAWTVRRLVQTRVALVAALVVFVALLGATWYMAQVVPRGFIPTMDQGYAIVVIQLPDGASLERTDAVVQRASAMIREVPGVRDAVAFAGFNGATFTNASNSGVIFTPFDSFEERLEHGQNATQIIGQLFGAMQSIQEAFIIAVPPPSVRGIGNSGGFKMQIMDRQSADMRRVLGLAFQMMGAANQTEGLTGVFTTFSASSPQFFLAIDRDKARALNVPIPNIFETLSINLGTSYVNDFNAFGRVYQVRAQADQQYRVERDDILALKVRSASGALVPLGTLVEIRDTSGPALVQRYNMYVSVPLQGNPAPGVATGTALDKMEALAAQILPQGTTFEWTELAFQERQTGNTAAFIFALSVIFVFLALAAQYESWVLPLAIILIVPLAVLAALLGVSLRGMDNNVLTQIGLIVLIGLAAKNAILIVEFARQGEEEGKTPIEAAIEASRLRLRPILMTAFAFILGVVPLVIATGPGAEMRQSLGTAVFSGMLGVTFLGLFLTPVFYVTLRSLRRKPAALPKAAGAPAE; translated from the coding sequence ATGAGATTTGCGCATTTCTTCGTCGACCGGCCGATCTTCGCTTCGGTTCTGTCGATCGTCCTCCTGATCGTCGGCGGCATCGCCTATTTCCAGCTGCCGGTGGCGCAATATCCGGAAATCGCACCGCCCACCATCGTCGTCAGGGCCTCCTATCCGGGAGCGGATGCGGAGACCGTCGCCAATACGGTCGCAACGCCGCTCGAACAGGAAATCAACGGCGTCGAGAACATGCTCTACATGTCCTCCTACTCGACCGCCGACGGCTCGATGTCGCTGACGATCACCTTCAAGCTCGGCACGGACCTCGACCAGGCGCAGGTTCTCGTGCAGAACCGCGTCTCGATTGCCGAGCCGCGTCTGCCGGAGGACGTCCGGCGCATCGGGGTCACCACGACCAAGAGCTCTCCCGACCTGATGATGGTCGTTCACCTCTTGTCGCCGAACGACCGCTACGACCAGCTCTATGTCTCCAATTATGCGCGCACCCGCATTCGCGACCTGCTTGTCCGGCTCGACGGCGTCGGCGACGTCATCCTGTTCGGCGAGCGTGAATACGCGCTTCGTGTCTGGCTCGACCCGCAGAAGCTCTCCGCCTACGGCATGACGTCCGGCGACGTCGTCGAGGCGTTGCGCCAGCAGAACGTCCAGGTCTCCGGCGGCTCGATCGGCGGTCCGCCGATGTCGGGCGACACGGCCTTTCAATACACCGTCACCACCGACGGCCGCTTCAGCGACGCCCGGCAATTTCGCTATGTGATCGTCAAGGCCACCCAGGATGGCAGGCTCGTCCAGTTGCAGGACGTCGCCCGCGTCGAGCTCGGGGCGCGCGAGTATGTGACAAACAGCTATCTGAACGGCAGCCCGGCCGTCGCGCTCGGCATCTTCTCGCGCCCCGGCACCAATGCGCTTGCGGCGGCGGACGCGATCCAGGCGACGATGACCGACCTTGCCAAGGACTTTCCCGAGGGACTCGAACATCGGATCATCTACAATCCGACCGAATTCATCTCGGAGTCCATCGACGAGGTCTATATGACGATCGGCGAGGCGGTGATCCTCGTCGCGCTGGTGGTCATCGTCTTCCTGCAGTCCTGGCGCACGGCGATCATTCCGATCGTCGCTATTCCCGTTTCGCTGATCGGCACTTTCGCGCTGCTCTTCGCCTTCGGCTTTTCGCTCAACATGCTGACCCTCTTCGGGCTGGTGCTGGCGATCGGCATCGTGGTCGACGATGCGATCGTCGTCGTCGAGAATGTCGAGCGCAATCTGGCGCGCGGCATGACACCGCGGGAGGCGGCGCATGTGACCATGGACGAGGTGGGTGCGGCGGTCATTGCCATCTCGCTCGTTCTCACCGCCGTCTTCGTGCCGACCGCCTTCATTCCGGGTATTTCCGGCCAGTTCTACCTGCAGTTCGCCGTGACGATCGCGGTGGCGACGGTGATCTCCGCCATCAATTCACTGACCTTGTCGCCGGCGCTTGCGGCAATCCTTCTACGCCCCCACGATGACCACGAACACGAAAGCCGCAATCCCGTCACCCGTTTCGGCCGGGCGCTGGCCAACGGCTTCAACAACGGTTTCGACCGGATGGCCGACGGCTATGCCTGGACGGTGCGCCGCCTTGTCCAGACGCGCGTTGCGTTGGTCGCCGCCCTCGTTGTCTTCGTCGCCCTGCTCGGGGCCACCTGGTATATGGCGCAGGTCGTGCCGCGCGGCTTCATCCCGACGATGGACCAGGGCTACGCGATCGTCGTCATCCAGCTTCCCGACGGCGCCTCGCTCGAGCGGACGGATGCCGTCGTCCAGCGGGCATCGGCGATGATCCGCGAAGTTCCGGGGGTGAGGGACGCCGTCGCCTTTGCCGGCTTCAACGGGGCGACCTTCACCAACGCCTCGAACTCGGGCGTGATCTTCACGCCCTTCGACAGTTTCGAGGAGCGGCTCGAACACGGCCAAAACGCCACGCAGATCATCGGCCAGCTCTTCGGCGCGATGCAGAGCATCCAGGAGGCCTTCATCATCGCCGTGCCGCCGCCGTCGGTGCGCGGCATCGGCAATTCGGGCGGCTTCAAGATGCAGATCATGGACCGCCAGAGCGCCGATATGCGCCGCGTCCTCGGACTCGCATTCCAGATGATGGGGGCGGCCAACCAGACCGAAGGACTGACGGGCGTCTTCACCACCTTCTCGGCCTCGAGCCCACAGTTCTTCCTGGCGATCGACCGCGACAAGGCACGAGCCCTGAACGTGCCGATCCCGAACATCTTCGAGACGCTGTCGATCAATCTCGGAACGTCCTACGTCAACGATTTCAATGCGTTCGGCCGCGTCTACCAGGTGCGCGCCCAGGCCGACCAGCAATATCGCGTCGAGCGCGACGACATTCTTGCGCTGAAGGTGCGTTCCGCGTCGGGGGCGCTGGTGCCGCTCGGTACGCTGGTCGAGATCCGCGATACGAGCGGGCCTGCGCTCGTGCAGCGCTACAACATGTATGTCTCCGTGCCGCTCCAAGGCAATCCGGCGCCCGGTGTGGCGACCGGTACGGCGCTCGACAAGATGGAGGCGCTCGCCGCGCAGATCCTGCCGCAGGGGACCACCTTCGAATGGACCGAGCTTGCCTTCCAGGAGCGGCAGACCGGCAACACGGCCGCGTTCATCTTCGCACTCTCGGTGATCTTCGTCTTCCTGGCGCTGGCCGCCCAGTATGAGAGCTGGGTGCTGCCGCTGGCGATCATCCTGATCGTGCCGCTCGCCGTTCTCGCAGCCCTTTTGGGCGTGTCGCTCCGGGGCATGGACAACAACGTACTGACGCAGATCGGCCTCATCGTGCTGATTGGCCTGGCGGCGAAGAACGCGATCCTGATCGTCGAATTCGCGCGCCAGGGCGAGGAGGAGGGCAAGACGCCGATCGAGGCGGCGATCGAGGCAAGCCGGCTGCGGCTCCGTCCGATCCTGATGACCGCCTTTGCCTTCATTCTCGGCGTGGTTCCGCTGGTGATCGCCACCGGCCCCGGCGCCGAAATGCGTCAGTCTCTCGGCACGGCGGTGTTCTCCGGCATGCTGGGCGTCACTTTCCTCGGGCTGTTCCTGACCCCGGTCTTCTACGTGACGCTGCGCTCACTCCGCCGCAAGCCTGCGGCGTTGCCAAAGGCCGCAGGCGCGCCGGCGGAGTAG